In Lycium ferocissimum isolate CSIRO_LF1 chromosome 11, AGI_CSIRO_Lferr_CH_V1, whole genome shotgun sequence, a single genomic region encodes these proteins:
- the LOC132037811 gene encoding eukaryotic translation initiation factor 5-like: MALQNIGAGNSDDAFYRYKMPRMITKIEGRGNGIKTNVVNMVDIAKALARPPSYTTKYFGNELGAQSKFDEKTGTALVNGAHETPKLAGLLENFIKKYVQCYGCGNPETEVLITKTQMIQLKCAACGFISDVDMRDKLTTFILKNPPEAKKGSKDKKAMRRAEKERLKEGEAADEELKKLKKETKKKVSSKDASTKPSSKKKHGGSDEDCASPPRNHVNVKEAEDEEDDDDDIQWQTDTSLEAAQQRIQEQLNAATAEMVMLSAVESEKKKSKATTQTPSPKAASVTPENSKTENGETNHERLVREVKANLKKGVTSSKLQSFLGSLSGSPQEVITALYEALLDGVEKGFAKEVLKKKSYLAAVAQDEESQLRLLRAIEEFCGKSNSVALKEVALVLKALYDADVLDEEYIVEWYNKGVAANEDSKIWKNVKPFVEWLQSAESESEEE; the protein is encoded by the coding sequence ATGGCTTTGCAGAACATTGGTGCTGGCAACAGTGATGATGCCTTCTACAGGTATAAGATGCCCAGGATGATTACCAAGATAGAGGGGCGTGGGAATGGCATCAAGACAAATGTGGTGAATATGGTTGATATTGCCAAAGCGTTAGCAAGGCCTCCATcctatacaacaaaatattttgGTAATGAGCTTGGGGCTCAGTCAAAATTCGATGAAAAAACTGGAACTGCCCTTGTCAATGGAGCTCATGAAACTCCCAAACTTGCTGGTCTTCTTGAGAACTTCATTAAGAAATACGTTCAGTGCTATGGTTGCGGAAACCCTGAAACAGAGGTCTTAATAACCAAAACTCAGATGATCCAACTAAAATGTGCTGCATGTGGTTTCATTTCTGATGTGGACATGAGGGACAAGCTGACAACTTTTATACTTAAGAACCCGCCTGAGGCAAAGAAGGGCTCCAAGGACAAGAAAGCAATGAGAAGAGCTGAGAAGGAACGACTAAAGGAAGGTGAGGCTGCTGATGAAGAGCTAAAGAAGCtgaagaaagaaacaaagaaaaaggttTCCTCCAAAGATGCTAGCACAAAGCCTAGTTCTAAAAAGAAACATGGTGGCTCCGATGAGGATTGTGCTTCACCACCTAGGAACCATGTTAATGTGAAAGAAGCGgaggatgaagaagatgacGATGATGACATCCAGTGGCAAACTGATACATCACTAGAAGCTGCTCAGCAGCGTATACAAGAACAGCTAAATGCTGCGACAGCTGAAATGGTTATGCTGTCCGCAGttgagtcagagaagaagaaatCCAAGGCAACTACTCAAACCCCAAGTCCTAAAGCTGCGTCTGTGACACCTGAGAATTCCAAGACCGAGAATGGAGAGACAAATCATGAGAGGCTCGTTAGGGAAGTGAAAGCAAATCTAAAAAAGGGAGTTACTTCCAGCAAATTACAATCCTTTTTGGGTTCACTCTCTGGGTCTCCTCAGGAAGTTATTACTGCTTTGTACGAGGCACTCTTGGATGGCGTTGAGAAGGGATTTGCCAAGGAGGTTCTTAAGAAGAAAAGCTACCTTGCTGCTGTTGCTCAAGACGAGGAGTCTCAACTACGATTGCTTCGAGCTATAGAAGAATTTTGTGGGAAATCTAACTCAGTCGCACTGAAGGAAGTGGCTCTGGTTTTGAAAGCTTTGTATGATGCCGATGTGTTGGATGAGGAATATATAGTAGAGTGGTACAACAAGGGCGTTGCTGCAAATGAGGACTCCAAAATTTGGAAGAATGTCAAACCATTCGTCGAGTGGCTACAAAGCGCTGAATCCGAGTCCGAAGAGGAATGA